From Candidatus Poribacteria bacterium, a single genomic window includes:
- a CDS encoding D-2-hydroxyacid dehydrogenase, whose protein sequence is MSKRKVLMSRREDPEVEAILKDAPSEVDIQFLAPGEALDDHLPDAEIIYGGIREADLPKAKALRWVQQPSAGVEGTMYPAFKASDVILTNCQKLYGLQISEHAFALLLSLTRSIPAQLEFMKEKHWERVPCIELAGMTMGILGLGGIGRAIAARAKAFEFKVIAVDSEPMEKPDCVDELGRLDWLSEFMTQSNVVMVCCPSTPQTHKLLSHEQFNLLPDGSYLVNVSRGKVIDEDAMIAALRSGKLAGAGLDVTYTEPCPADSPLWTEPNVVLTSHSAGASQHMRSRAMRLFVDNLHRYIKGESLVNLVDKQKGY, encoded by the coding sequence AGGTGTTAATGTCAAGACGTGAAGATCCCGAAGTTGAAGCCATACTTAAAGATGCACCATCAGAGGTAGATATTCAGTTCCTAGCGCCGGGTGAGGCATTGGACGATCACCTCCCAGATGCCGAGATTATTTACGGCGGGATCCGTGAAGCAGATCTTCCCAAAGCCAAAGCTTTACGCTGGGTGCAGCAACCTTCAGCAGGCGTTGAAGGTACGATGTATCCTGCCTTCAAGGCAAGCGATGTAATTTTGACCAACTGTCAGAAACTGTATGGCTTACAAATTTCTGAGCACGCCTTCGCACTTCTGCTCTCCCTGACGCGTAGCATTCCGGCACAACTGGAATTCATGAAGGAGAAACACTGGGAGCGCGTCCCGTGCATTGAATTGGCGGGGATGACCATGGGAATTTTGGGGCTTGGTGGCATCGGTCGAGCGATTGCAGCGCGGGCAAAGGCGTTTGAGTTTAAGGTCATCGCAGTTGATTCGGAGCCGATGGAGAAACCGGATTGTGTCGATGAACTGGGCAGACTGGATTGGCTTTCGGAGTTTATGACACAGTCCAATGTCGTGATGGTCTGTTGTCCAAGTACTCCTCAAACTCACAAACTTCTATCGCACGAGCAGTTTAATCTTTTACCGGATGGAAGCTATCTTGTCAATGTTAGCCGAGGTAAAGTGATTGATGAAGATGCGATGATTGCAGCACTCCGCAGCGGCAAACTCGCTGGAGCGGGGTTAGATGTTACTTACACCGAACCGTGTCCGGCGGATAGCCCGCTATGGACAGAACCAAATGTGGTTTTGACCTCCCATAGTGCAGGGGCATCGCAGCATATGCGTTCTCGTGCCATGCGCCTGTTCGTTGATAATCTGCACCGCTACATCA